In Candidatus Flexicrinis affinis, the following proteins share a genomic window:
- a CDS encoding TIGR03618 family F420-dependent PPOX class oxidoreductase, producing MENLTAEQIQAFLAEGGRDVLVATVNGSGQPHLVPVWYEMDAGEIVFMTGVSTVKGRNLRADPRIAVCVSKPDDPITFVSMQGVAEEVTEVEEKRRLVALVMGKYGDPNPPEGDLTDTMVVRVKPAKTVAIRY from the coding sequence ATGGAGAACCTGACGGCGGAACAGATACAGGCGTTCTTGGCGGAAGGCGGCCGCGACGTGCTCGTAGCGACCGTCAACGGCAGCGGACAGCCGCACCTCGTGCCGGTGTGGTATGAGATGGATGCGGGCGAGATCGTGTTCATGACCGGCGTATCCACGGTCAAAGGGCGCAACTTGCGCGCCGACCCGCGCATCGCCGTGTGCGTCAGCAAGCCGGACGACCCGATCACGTTCGTCAGCATGCAAGGGGTGGCCGAAGAAGTCACCGAGGTTGAGGAAAAGCGTCGCCTCGTCGCGCTGGTAATGGGCAAGTACGGCGATCCGAATCCGCCCGAAGGCGACCTGACGGATACGATGGTCGTCCGTGTGAAGCCGGCCAAGACCGTCGCCATTCGTTACTAG
- a CDS encoding fasciclin domain-containing protein, whose product MQIDLDGQLGWVFAPLTTLSGDVQTLPVAPGTIVDIAVADGRFTTLVAAVQAAGLVDALNGEGPLTVFAPTDDAFAALPEGTVEALLNDIPTLTDILLYHVVAGQALAADVVTLEGVTTLQGSDITIEVTDAGVVLNGSVNVIITDIIASNGVIHVIDAVLLPPTPEQPIEDAPAAGTIVEIAVADGRFTTLVAAVQAAGLVDALNGEGPLTVFAPTDDAFAALPAGTVEALLNDIPTLTDILLYHVVAGQALAADVVTLDSVTTLQGSDITIEVTDAGVVLNGSVNVIITDIIASNGVIHVIDAVLLPQGM is encoded by the coding sequence ATTCAGATCGATCTCGACGGCCAGCTCGGCTGGGTGTTCGCGCCGCTGACCACCCTGAGCGGCGACGTTCAGACGCTGCCGGTTGCGCCGGGCACCATCGTGGACATCGCCGTCGCGGATGGCCGCTTCACCACGCTGGTCGCTGCGGTTCAGGCTGCCGGTCTGGTCGATGCGCTCAACGGCGAAGGCCCGCTGACCGTGTTCGCCCCGACCGACGATGCGTTCGCCGCGCTGCCGGAAGGCACCGTCGAGGCGCTTCTGAACGACATCCCGACGCTGACCGACATCCTGCTGTACCACGTGGTTGCTGGTCAGGCACTGGCCGCGGACGTCGTGACGCTCGAGGGCGTGACCACACTGCAGGGTTCGGACATTACGATCGAAGTCACCGATGCGGGTGTCGTGCTGAACGGTTCGGTGAACGTCATCATCACCGACATCATCGCCAGCAACGGTGTGATCCACGTCATCGACGCGGTGCTGCTGCCGCCGACTCCGGAACAGCCGATCGAGGACGCGCCTGCTGCCGGCACGATCGTTGAAATCGCCGTTGCAGACGGCCGCTTCACCACGCTGGTCGCTGCGGTGCAAGCCGCCGGTCTGGTCGACGCGCTCAACGGCGAAGGCCCGCTGACCGTGTTCGCCCCGACCGACGATGCGTTCGCCGCGCTGCCGGCCGGCACCGTCGAGGCGCTGCTGAACGACATCCCGACGCTGACCGACATCCTGCTGTACCATGTGGTTGCCGGTCAGGCGCTGGCCGCCGATGTCGTGACGCTCGACAGCGTGACCACGCTGCAGGGCTCGGACATTACGATCGAAGTCACCGATGCGGGTGTCGTGCTGAACGGTTCGGTGAACGTCATCATCACCGACATCATCGCCAGCAACGGTGTGATCCACGTCATCGACGCGGTGTTGCTGCCGCAGGGCATGTAG
- a CDS encoding aldo/keto reductase yields MQTTKLGRTGLTVSRLCLGTMTFGWSADEATSHAIMDAAVDHGINFFDSADIYSFWVDGNKGGESETIIGTWLKHKPRRDIVIATKCRIRMEPGQNREGLSRHHIIHAVEDSLRRLQTDYIDLYQAHAFDAATPIDETMAAFDHLVQSGKVLYIGASNYPAWRLVESLWASDRRGLARYETLQPHYSLFHRDEFERDLADVCLQHGIGVIPYSPLAAGFATGKYTRDASPKSADTSRGDSGLINRLVNDPRAWDALDLATRIGDGHGHPVAHVALAWLLAKPTVTAPIVGARTVQQLLDVVGADELALSADEIAQLDAATEGFGWGDRHRV; encoded by the coding sequence ATGCAAACCACCAAACTCGGGCGCACCGGCCTGACCGTCAGCCGGCTGTGCCTCGGCACCATGACCTTCGGCTGGAGCGCCGACGAAGCGACCTCGCACGCCATCATGGACGCGGCGGTCGACCACGGCATCAACTTCTTCGACAGCGCCGACATCTACAGCTTCTGGGTGGATGGCAACAAGGGCGGCGAGTCGGAGACGATCATCGGCACGTGGCTCAAGCATAAGCCGCGGCGCGACATCGTGATCGCCACCAAGTGCCGCATCCGCATGGAACCCGGCCAAAACCGCGAGGGACTGAGCCGGCATCACATCATCCACGCCGTCGAGGACAGCCTGCGCCGGCTCCAAACCGACTACATCGACCTGTATCAGGCGCATGCGTTCGACGCCGCCACACCGATCGACGAGACGATGGCCGCGTTCGACCACCTCGTGCAGTCGGGCAAGGTGCTGTACATCGGCGCCAGCAACTATCCGGCGTGGCGGTTGGTCGAAAGCCTGTGGGCGTCCGACCGGCGCGGCCTCGCCCGCTACGAGACGCTTCAGCCGCACTACTCGCTCTTCCACCGCGATGAGTTCGAGCGTGATCTGGCCGACGTGTGCTTGCAGCACGGTATCGGCGTGATCCCTTACAGCCCGCTGGCGGCCGGATTCGCGACCGGTAAGTACACCCGCGACGCCAGCCCCAAGTCGGCCGACACGTCGCGCGGGGACTCTGGTCTGATCAACCGGCTCGTCAATGATCCGCGGGCATGGGACGCGCTCGATCTGGCGACGCGCATCGGGGATGGTCACGGGCATCCGGTGGCGCATGTGGCGTTGGCGTGGCTGTTGGCGAAGCCGACCGTGACCGCACCGATCGTCGGGGCGCGCACCGTGCAGCAGCTGCTCGACGTGGTCGGAGCGGACGAGCTTGCCCTGTCCGCCGACGAGATCGCGCAGCTTGACGCCGCGACCGAGGGTTTCGGCTGGGGCGACCGGCACCGGGTGTAG